CTAACGTAGCAAGTGAGGGCAATCTCCTGACGCATTACATCGAGTTTGCCGGACGCGAAGTGACGAGTGGTATCGCAACTTTTATTGCCACACCAAGATTCGCGACCGGTTACACCCCGCTCCGAAACCGCGCCGGTCTGCTGATCGAAACGCACGTCTACAAACCATACAAGTCTCGAGTTCGCGGCACCTACGACACGTTGCGATATTTTATAGAGGAGATCGGCAAGTCCAAGGCTTCGCTTTTTGCCGTAAACAAAACAGCGGACGACGAAAGTTCTGCTCTGGGTAGGACCTACGACCGGAATGCTAAATTCCCTATAGTACTAGGTGTCACTGATAAAGCGACTGAGATCGCGTTTAAGGGATTGGACTACAGGATCGATGACTCGCCTATATCCGGCGCCAAACGATTAGTTTACGGCACGATACCAACTGATTACACGATCAAAAAGTTTGACGACGGCAAGGTCGTCACGGCAGTTGCACCGCCTCTCGCCTACATCGTCCCACCGCAATACAAAGACGTCATCGACGTGCTAAAGCTGCACGGTATCAAATTCACTATTTTGAAAAAGGCTCAGACGATGGACGTTGAAAGCTATAAGCTGACCGAACCAAAATGGTCTACAAACTCATTTGAGAACCGCATCACACTAAGTTGTAAACCTTTGCCGATAGCCGAAACGCGAACATACGCCGCCGGTTCGGTTGTTGTTAGGCTCGATCAGGACACTGCAAACGTCGCGATTCACCTGCTCGAACCCGCCGGACCAGATTCATTCGTCTACTGGGGATTTTTTAACTCTATATTCGAACAAAAAGAATACGGCGAAAGCTATCAGATAGAAAAAGTCGCTGTCGAGATGCTCGCAAAAGATCCGAAACTTAAAGCCGAGTTCGAAACAAAGTTAAAAGACGAAGGGTTCGCCAAAAATCCGAGAGCACGCCTCAATTTCTTTTACGAACGCTCACCTTATTACTTAAATCAGAAGATAGGAGTCTATCCGGTTGGTCGGATCATAAGTCATAACCACCTGCAGTAACGGGTGGTTATGAAAAAAGGCTACCTCACGGCTCGCCCTCTGATTTTTTTGGTGGAGATGAGGAGAGTCGAACTCCTGGCCTCTGCATTGCGAACGCAGCGCTCTGCCAACTGAGCTACATCCCCAAGATGGCTGTCTTCCTACAACTGAGAATCGAGATCATCGGTAACGTCAGGGCAAATTCTCGATCGTTCAGTTTATCGCTCCAGCGGGCAACAACGAACCTTTCGGATCTGAAGCGTACGCATATCCGTCCTCGATCTTGCCGATGATGCCGTGAAACGTGATATCCTCGCCGCCGAGCACGACCACAACGTCGCCCGGGCTGACCTGTTTTTCGTTCACTGCAAACTTTATAATGGTGGCGTTCCCGTTTTCTGCGGAAACCGATTCGTATTCGAATGAATCAGCATTAAAGCTGAGCGTCTGACAAAATGAAACTTCCATAATCCCAAGTCTATCGTTTTGTTAACGCATAGTCTAAACGACCCCGTGCATAAAGATTAACGCCATGCACAAACCTTAGCACGATCATTCTGCCAACACGCACCATTGCGCGTGAGCGTGCCTAGCGGAGATTGGGCGTGGGTGGCCATTGGATCTTCGTTCCAATATCCCTCAGCGCTGTTCCCGTTTACATTGACGTATGCAAAATACCCGTGTTTCTTAAGATCATAGACCTGGAACGAACCGCCCTTTGCGAGATCGACCCGGCAGCTACCGGAAATATATTTTTTTCCATCAACTTCGAGAAGACAACGGCCAGGCTTCAACATACTCGGTTCGCCGACTTTCGACCTCAAAGGCTTCGACGCAAATGCAACACTGCAAGCCAACACAAATATTAATGCAACAAGAATTATTGATTTCATAATTTAACTCACTTCCAATCCTTATTAGAGTAAAAACACCCGACCTTTTTAGCATATTATTCAGCCGCTTTCAAGATTCGAAAATCAACCGAGATCGCGTCGTGATCTGAGAGTGGAACTCCATTGCTATCGGTCAATTCACCGATGGTTTTCGGCATTGTACCCGGTACGATCTCAATGCCCCGGGCCGCGAACCAATCAAGCCGGACCGACACCTTTCCTCCCACGCGCCCGGCAGCCCAAAATATGAACGGAAAGCACCATTCCGGTACCCAGTCGCGCAAGTTCGTGTTCTTTTCGATGCTCTCGATATGATAATGCAGTGTTCCCGCCCCGATCTCGTTTAGTGACTTGTATTCGAATCCGCGTGCCTCTAGCATCGAAAAAAGCGGTCGTTCAAAAAATCGCTCCGGGTGCGGCAGATGATTGAGTGCCACGTTTTTCGGCCCCATCGCGACACGGCGAAAATAGCCGAAGATCGCTCTTGTACCGCTTTGCGAATTAAATCCGGTCGTATTCCAATCGCCGCCGATAAGCACCGGCAATTGATCGAGGGTCTCAAGGTGGTCGAGAACTATCTTGATCTGCATCTTTCGGTGAGCACGTGAGCAATGTGCGTCGAGATGGATCGTCACCGCCCGAAACTTTCCTGCCGGATGTTCGATGTCAGCAAAAAGCGCACGGAGACTGCCGAGACGCTTTTCTTTACCCCACATCTTGTCCTTACCGTTTGGCAGAGGTACCGCGTGGATATTAGACATCGGGTAACGCGAAAACATCGCAAGCCCGTGTATCGAAAGCGTGTTATCTCCATCCACCGCCGATTCGACGCCGCTTCCCTTTTGAAGAGCAACGTAAACCGGCGCAAATGCGTAGTTCATTTTCAGTTCTTGTGCGATCTGCTGTGCCACAAAGCGATTGCCGCTTCGGGCCATCCCGTGATCAAGTTCGGTCAGTAGCAGCACGTCTTTATTTTTTAGCTCTTTGTGATGTTTTAGGGCATCGACGATGCCGTCGAAGATATTCCCGCGTTCGATATTCCATGCAAGAGCTTGAACATTGCCGGCATCTGCCGCATCGGAGGTGTGCTCGGAAAAATTCTCGCCGACAACGGCATTCAGCACACGCTCCGCCTCGTCTCTGATCTCGGCCCAGATAGGCGAAGCGTGCATTTCCCTTGTCGATTCGAACTTCAAAAGCTCGGGAAAATGCTTGTTTAGATCGTGGTCGAGCATCGATGGCGGATCTATCTGATGGGCTGTTTGCTCTGGCATAAAAAGACCTAGAATACGCGAGCCTCCTGCAAAAGAAAAGGACGGTCACCAACCGCCCAAAGGTTTAAGATTGATCGTTTCATCAATCGTCGTATCTTTCCTTTACCGGTGCAACAGCGAGAAAATCGTTGGTGATCCGCTTAGTGTATTGCCCCATCAGTTCGTAAACGCGCTTCTGATCGTCGGAGCAGAAGATCAGGCCGACGTGCTTGGATTTATTTACTCGATAGACGATCTCGGGATCCGAGTAATGCGACGTGTCCGGCGCGTCAGTGTTAGCGAGTGCGAGTGTGATGCCGGCAAAGTCCCGTCGGAGCTTCGGCAGTTTATACGGCCGTTCATCGGTGGCGGTCTCAAGTTTTGCCCATTCTCGCCAGAGGTTGAAGTTGCAGGCGTGTTCGAGCACGTTGGCGATATATGCTCCACCGACGCGACAGGCGACTTCCAGTAGATAAAATTCTCCGGTGTCGTCGCTCTGCAAAAATTCAGCGTGCGTCACGCCTCGGTCGTATTCAAAGGCCATAAGCAGTGCTCGATTCATTACTTCGAGTTGCTTTCGCTGTTTCGATCGGTATGGGACGATGGATGACGTAAATACTCCGCCATAATGCGAGACTTCAAATGGCGTTGTCCCGTACTGGCTGACGCCGCAGGCGACCACCTTGCCATTACAAACCACCGAATCGATGTGAAAAACGTGGCCTTTGATAAATCGTTCGATCACAAACTGTGAAGGATGATCGCGCCAGTTATTGCGATTATCGAGGTCGTTAAGCACATCCCAAACCTCTTCGGCGGTGTCGCATTTGCGAATGCCAAATGCTGAGACCTCGTGCCGCGGTTTTACGACCCAAGGGGCAGGCACTGTCTTTAGAAACTTATCTATTTTTTCGGTGTTGAACGCACCAATATATTCCGGACACGGTATTCCCGACTTTGACGCCAAATTACGCATCGTCAACTTGTCCCGAAATCGCCTAAGGTATGAACTGCCCATACCGTCGATCTGTAGATGTTCGCGGGCAAGAGAGGCGGTTATCACGTCAAATTCGTCAAGCCCGACAATACGGTCGATCGGCCTCGAACCGGCTAGATTGGTCACGGCCCTGACATAATCAACTGGTTGAGCGT
This is a stretch of genomic DNA from Chloracidobacterium sp.. It encodes these proteins:
- a CDS encoding endonuclease/exonuclease/phosphatase family protein; amino-acid sequence: MPEQTAHQIDPPSMLDHDLNKHFPELLKFESTREMHASPIWAEIRDEAERVLNAVVGENFSEHTSDAADAGNVQALAWNIERGNIFDGIVDALKHHKELKNKDVLLLTELDHGMARSGNRFVAQQIAQELKMNYAFAPVYVALQKGSGVESAVDGDNTLSIHGLAMFSRYPMSNIHAVPLPNGKDKMWGKEKRLGSLRALFADIEHPAGKFRAVTIHLDAHCSRAHRKMQIKIVLDHLETLDQLPVLIGGDWNTTGFNSQSGTRAIFGYFRRVAMGPKNVALNHLPHPERFFERPLFSMLEARGFEYKSLNEIGAGTLHYHIESIEKNTNLRDWVPEWCFPFIFWAAGRVGGKVSVRLDWFAARGIEIVPGTMPKTIGELTDSNGVPLSDHDAISVDFRILKAAE
- a CDS encoding ATP-grasp domain-containing protein → MVLPTEFMQDHIVCIASEFKGNEFLEEAHKAGWYVTLVTREQLLDHDWVWSCIDEVTTVEDNAQPVDYVRAVTNLAGSRPIDRIVGLDEFDVITASLAREHLQIDGMGSSYLRRFRDKLTMRNLASKSGIPCPEYIGAFNTEKIDKFLKTVPAPWVVKPRHEVSAFGIRKCDTAEEVWDVLNDLDNRNNWRDHPSQFVIERFIKGHVFHIDSVVCNGKVVACGVSQYGTTPFEVSHYGGVFTSSIVPYRSKQRKQLEVMNRALLMAFEYDRGVTHAEFLQSDDTGEFYLLEVACRVGGAYIANVLEHACNFNLWREWAKLETATDERPYKLPKLRRDFAGITLALANTDAPDTSHYSDPEIVYRVNKSKHVGLIFCSDDQKRVYELMGQYTKRITNDFLAVAPVKERYDD
- a CDS encoding peptidase M14; amino-acid sequence: MKTLSALFVLGFLFMANVYSQSETGILPPAWQTTAEKTNYAKTSTYDEAVAYSKKLAAASGGLIVYKSYGKSGEGRDMPLLIAASGKAFTPEIASKQGKAVVLIQAGIHAGEIDGKDAGLALLRDIAITKTRLDLLKDVVILFEVIYNVDGHENSNPFMRMNQNGPDEMGFRANASNLNLNRDYMKADAPETRAWLGLWNRWRPDAFVDCHVTDGADFQYNLTYEYAHFQEVNPAVKNWMDEHFDGVVVPNVASEGNLLTHYIEFAGREVTSGIATFIATPRFATGYTPLRNRAGLLIETHVYKPYKSRVRGTYDTLRYFIEEIGKSKASLFAVNKTADDESSALGRTYDRNAKFPIVLGVTDKATEIAFKGLDYRIDDSPISGAKRLVYGTIPTDYTIKKFDDGKVVTAVAPPLAYIVPPQYKDVIDVLKLHGIKFTILKKAQTMDVESYKLTEPKWSTNSFENRITLSCKPLPIAETRTYAAGSVVVRLDQDTANVAIHLLEPAGPDSFVYWGFFNSIFEQKEYGESYQIEKVAVEMLAKDPKLKAEFETKLKDEGFAKNPRARLNFFYERSPYYLNQKIGVYPVGRIISHNHLQ